One window from the genome of Candoia aspera isolate rCanAsp1 chromosome 15, rCanAsp1.hap2, whole genome shotgun sequence encodes:
- the PRR14L gene encoding protein PRR14L, whose amino-acid sequence MSAAGQELHAAGLPGALPAERPAPPGAAGGRAALGLPPEPRRAHGRALRAREAPQRQPLEGEAARPEEEEEMMRGGGFAGPRWGEGGPREGAVAAKGGRLVARPGLVTCEENRRSEEKELQLIQKERECIPSPSRVEIKGLLQNLEENPAKVQVASEKQSSLMREAPGMKADGTRLYGKTGEHSARGRTGIVPEASQCSGGGTVMARVAVSGTDSLVSQEPLSPASPEEEEEEEEGGGKGLSACARQTGEETFQNPGQEMNAVFSNRPSVRQDTFSMHSNSGLALALGACLPGLSSEATGHTFQGSSTIRNTPWGDHTDLFEVACEVQEESLKSNQNCEKVLGEWASEPNVVGAMWQTGSAEGELSNEDDLEQKGDDSTAPPCSCAHEGAIEIQKGSAVHNCWKEEDEHFHSGCGRFPIPAKQLTVSKDVHSEMGISSLCEVVQASFEDLKLGSSEVGGIQEDKDSFLSRERLLAIAKENQTLLLKGSNFGCFQNNGSRSIPSLRSCLDYHLDFGGNGSPRVEPKDNLGTAILICESALPLCATGSPSGIDVNVFADGKSLNIPQLCDRLPFTKKANTSLGHRGALDSLSRKEVIVMQSISPLHCHKKAFASSQNSSRCAVMNEGTWEMARCVLRGAGKGRPGMETLWGGAFCSSDQGTNDFCSATKEFYAPSRNLSLDCNYPQKGRRGTATKISHGLGISPVPFVSSGKFTFLQTFYNTACNCCPYRNNCVDLDRAGSTLDSVCSLDAPCSSLFKAGTSEAEAENGRVDGDDAFVNSEGILDGNSNIFPPYERVEVNKASFGADAGGMKTMKNVIVCNYTLTPSPSLQLALGGDLSKILHLCEARVRKAQSLEEQEKYQIHPSFLALNLSDLKLKDSSVCTTVSAQQRESIYWMKILLYPRYFLDSCSLFKQKNDSPEREFLGCWQSSLIFYKKVDYHDLQTLISSAIKYIRCNENESLHSKIGHNLSPPVTASLTEYYHNTFQQNTLGEESSNNLGSELTGNLLKEDSVESQSTRILLGYLECTSELLNWNDFVKNQAPQSKADELNSASESANKSPSEKLNFKNGSLSDSKLASSPNQTSFQTDPTIPAKVKGQKRMKGLHLKSYGKREISSLMCTGLGLQAPQNKKMCLSQKEEALTSPSLKAHDSPLARECILATVGLEREADCRVSPSGLETEWASSSVRQDTLVDCPLGSREISQHLEGAKQGSGGVEEIVALSSKTSEQSLEAKQNLEADQREGCQTAGMTELPIPILSDTDESSEALLENLMFPVRDGKVMFSFKGAVHTRLPVCLPEDISEFDSRKAKDSSEPTVTPRHAANLSYALQTNPLFSSRKPAEHLGSSMLSSSQEDGILESSSRWFNSKEGHLLRVESSQELAGGPEKVLEGHLVDKSIRRRDSEAGARPLRQKEKPKVKRKLAVGQPLGSFCDEDAGSPEGPGQRTFSSVGGVVQKREWESPFQAVSKSKRQKRGQGCKETTSLNLCFRSRSQQANSWPSSVPAFGTLHQAVGCHQSSSTGAFGCSCPVRSFPPFRKPSGAASVKLGVPSWLRAPRSCPLTSGSSFPKAPPETVPKENGELACAAPLATRPAAPHAPKAVLWDQPAKQQGSRSSLPASFWLGGHTKDAALLLRLSTLAEELLAPKGKPLLHCGALLPSAEKRSQLRRRKLLDIFSFASLKLDSHQWPNSSSCCFKMVGSQALPVYSIESTVLCFFELRSKSPCVCSPPAFPVSFHNQMDAGPTGKLPKTGPPGPASRLALGGPQPQWPPGHSLTCPLPQSCPGFTPIQKDAEPSSTPAPRGGGAATRRTGSLARGLPTALALFSPGCHRVWTRKRRLGSRIPAIQRLALLQFAQGLKGLRHCTSVSTDLFSSSPYLLGRVLSIWSQHSPSTLLSKFTPLHSGPCKGQPDGPATAGLGRRNSFSLPPLVPGPLSDTCRAGNNGVRLEPFLSVLLPAPCSASEPAHSPLGFPALGSGDKRDACVPALPEAGTRLEKDKSENRPKKVSQIRIRKAVPKPDPNLTPMGLPRPKRLKKTEFSLEEIYTNKNYKSPPTTRCLETIFEEPKEKNGSLISISQQKRKRILEFQDFTLPRKRRARSRGRAVGGYTRAQKAAIEGRELDVLLIQKLTDLETFFAKEERQEPVSGS is encoded by the exons ATGTCCGCCGCGGGGCAGGAGCTCCACGCCGCCGGCCTGCCGGGCGCCCTGCCCGCCGAGCGCCCCGCCCCGCCGGGGgccgcgggcgggcgggcggccctGGGGCTGCCCCCCGAGCCCCGGAGAGCGCATGGCCGGGCCCTCCGTGCCCGGGAGGCGCCCCAGCGGCAGCCCCTGGAGGGCGAAGCGGCGcgcccggaggaggaggaggagatgatgcgGGGCGGCGGCTTCGCGGGGCCCCGCTGGGGCGAGGGAGGCCCGAGGGAAGGCGCCGTCGCGGCGAAGGGCGGGCGGCTCGTTGCCCGGCCAGGGCTTGTAACCTGCGAAGAAAACAGGCGGTCAGAAGAG AAGGAGCTTCAGCTAATCCAGAAGGAGAGAGAATGTATTCCAAGTCCCTCACGTGTTGAAATAAAAGGCCTGCTGCAGAATCTAG AAGAAAACCCAGCAAAAGTGCAGGTAGCATCTGAAAAGCAATCAAGCCTCATGAGAGAAGCACCAGGTATGAAGGCTGATGGGACTAGGCTGTATGGTAAAACAGGAGAGCACAGTGCCCGAGGGAGGACAGGTATTGTGCCTGAGGCCAGTCAGTGCTCAGGTGGAGGCACAGTCATGGCCCGAGTTGCAGTTTCAGGAACTGACAGCTTAGTCTCTCAAGAGCCTCTGAGTCCTGCCTCCCccgaagaagaggaagaggaagaagaaggtggTGGTAAAGGACTCTCAGCCTGTGCCAGACAGACCGGGGAAGAGACATTTCAGAATCCAGGCCAAGAAATGAATGCCGTTTTTAGCAATCGTCCATCAGTTCGGCAGGATACATTCAGCATGCACAGTAATAGTGGCCTTGCCCTGGCTTTGGGTGCTTGCCTACCAGGCCTGAGTTCTGAAGCCACAGGTCATACTTTTCAAGGTAGCTCAACAATCAGAAATACACCCTGGGGTGACCACACAGATCTCTTTGAAGTTGCCTGTGAAGTGCAGGAGGAGAGCTTAAAGAGCAACCAAAACTGTGAAAAGGTTCTGGGAGAATGGGCCTCTGAACCGAATGTGGTTGGGGCTATGTGGCAGACTGGGAGCGCTGAAGGTGAGCTGTCTAACGAAGATGATCTAGAGCAGAAAGGGGATGATAGTACGGCTCCTCCTTGTAGCTGTGCACATGAAGGAGCAATTGAAATCCAGAAGGGATCTGCTGTGCACAACTGCTGGAAAGAAGAAGATGAACATTTTCATTCAGGGTGTGGCAGATTTCCCATTCCAGCTAAACAGCTAACAGTGTCAAAAGATGTGCATTCAGAAATGGGCATCTCCTCCCTTTGTGAGGTGGTCCAGGCATCATTTGAAGACCTAAAACTAGGCTCTTCGGAGGTTGGCGGTATCCAAGAGGATAAAGATTCTTTTCTCTCTCGTGAAAGATTGCTTGCTATTGCAAAAGAAAATCAGACTCTTTTGTTGAAAGGAAGTAACTTTGGCTGCTTTCAGAACAATGGCAGCAGAAGTATCCCTTCACTTCGCAGCTGTTTGGATTatcaccttgactttgggggaaATGGTTCGCCACGAGTGGAACCTAAGGACAATCTAGGGACAGCCATCCTCATCTGTGAGTCAGCTCTGCCTCTGTGTGCTACCGGTTCTCCCAGTGGAATAGATGTCAATGTATTTGCTGATGGAAAAAGCCTTAACATCCCTCAACTCTGTGACAGGCTTCCATTTACCAAGAAAGCTAATACGAGTTTAGGTCACAGAGGGGCCTTGGACAGCCTGTCCCGAAAGGAAGTCATTGTGATGCAGAGCATTAGTCCCTTGCATTGTCACAAGAAAGCATTTGCTTCAAGTCAGAATAGTAGCAGATGTGCTGTAATGAATGAAGGGACCTGGGAAATGGCCAGATGCGTGCTGAGGGGGGCAGGAAAGGGGAGGCCTGGTATGGAAACCCTCTGGGGAGGAGCGTTCTGTTCTAGTGACCAGGGCACGAATGATTTTTGTTCTGCTACCAAGGAGTTCTATGCCCCGTCAAGAAATCTCTCCTTGGATTGTAACTATCCACAAAAAGGGCGAAGAGGGACAGCCACCAAAATATCGCATGGCTTGGGAATAAGCCCAGTCCCTTTTGTGTCCAGTGGGAAATTCACCTTTCTGCAGACATTTTACAATACAGCATGCAACTGCTGTCCCTACAGAAATAACTGCGTGGACCTGGACAGAGCAGGAAGCACCTTGGACTCAGTTTGCTCTCTGGACGCTCCCTGCTCTAGTCTGTTTAAGGCAGGAACTTCTGAGGCAGAAGCTGAAAACGGGAGGGTTGACGGCGATGATGCTTTTGTCAATTCAGAAGGTATTCTGGATGGTAACAGTAATATTTTTCCTCCCTATGAAAGAGTAGAAGTCAACAAAGCTTCATTTGGAGCTGATGCTGGTGGAATGAAAACAATGAAGAATGTAATAGTGTGTAACTATACTTTGACACCCAGCCCATCTCTCCAGCTAGCACTTGGTGGAGACCTGAGCAAAATTCTCCACCTTTGTGAAGCCAGAGTTAGAAAAGCTCAAAGCCTAGAAGAACAGGAAAAATACCAGATTCATCCCTCTTTCTTAGCACTTAATCTCTCTGATTTAAAGCTGAAGGACTCTTCTGTATGTACTACAGTTTCCGCTCAGCAAAGGGAATCCATTTATTGGATGAAAATACTTCTTTATCCACGTTATTTTCTTGATAGTTGTTCCTTGTTTAAACAGAAAAATGATTCACCAGAGAGAGAGTTTCTAGGATGCTGGCAGTCTTCCTTAATTTTCTATAAGAAAGTAGATTATCATGATTTGCAAACTCTGATCAGTTCAGCTATAAAATATATCAGGTGTAATGAAAATGAATCATTGCATTCAAAGATTGGCCACAACCTATCCCCACCAGTTACTGCATCTTTAACAGAATATTATCACAATACATTTCAGCAAAATACACTTGGTGAAGAGTCATCCAATAACCTGGGATCAGAATTAACTGGCAATCTATTGAAAGAAGACTCTGTAGAATCACAAAGTACCAGGATACTATTAGGATACTTAGAATGTACTTCAGAATTACTGAACTGGAATGATTTTGTTAAAAATCAGGCTCCTCAGTCAAAAGCTGATGAACTCAATTCTGCCTCTGAATCAGCCAACAAAAGTCCTTCGGAGAAGTTAAACTTTAAAAATGGATCATTATCTGACAGTAAATTGGCTTCATCTCCTAATCAGACATCTTTTCAAACAGACCCTACAATTCCTGCCAAGGTTAAAGGtcagaaaagaatgaaaggacTACATTTAAAGTCATATGGAAAAAGAGAAATATCTAGTTTGATGTGTACAGGCTTAGGCTTGCAGGCTCCTCAGAATAAAAAAATGTGCTTATCTCAAAAAGAGGAAGCGCTAACTTCCCCTTCTTTGAAAGCTCATGACTCTCCCCTTGCCAGAGAGTGTATTCTAGCAACTGTGGGGCTTGAAAGAGAAGCTGATTGCCGTGTCAGCCCATCAGGTTTGGAAACTGAATGGGCAAGCAGCTCCGTCAGACAAGATACCCTTGTAGATTGCCCTCTGGGTAGCAGGGAAATATCCCAGCACCTAGAAGGTGCCAAACAAGGGTCAGGAGGAGTAGAAGAGATTGTAGCCCTGTCATCCAAGACTTCAGAACAGTCCTTGGAGGCGAAACAGAATTTGGAAGCCGACCAGAGAGAGGGTTGCCAAACAGCTGGGATGACAGAATTACCGATTCCTATTCTTTCTGACACTGACGAGTCTTCAGAAGCCCTCTTAGAAAATTTAATGTTTCCTGTCAGGGATGGAAAGGTCATGTTTTCATTCAAAGGTGCAGTCCACACAAGACTTCCTGTCTGCTTGCCTGAAGATATTTCAGAATTTGATTCCAGAAAAGCCAAAGATTCCTCAGAACCAACAGTTACTCCACGGCATGCAGCGAACCTGAGTTACGCACTGCAAACTAACCCTTTATTCTCCTCAAGAAAACCAGCAGAACACCTTGGCAGCTCAATGTTGTCCTCCTCCCAAGAGGATGGGATATTAGAAAGTTCCTCCAGGTGGTTCAATAGTAAAGAAGGACATTTGCTGAGGGTAGAGAGCAGCCAGGAGCTGGCAGGAGGCCCAGAGAAAGTATTGGAAGGTCACCTGGTTGACAAGAGTATCCGGAGGAGAGATTCTGAAGCAGGGGCTCGGCCGCTTCGGCAGAAAGAGAAGCCCAAGGTGAAAAGAAAGCTTGCTGTCGGACAGCCTTTAGGCAGCTTTTGCGATGAGGATGCTGGGAGCCCGGAAGGTCCTGGACAACGGACCTTTTCTTCCGTAGGAGGCGTTGTGCAGAAGAGGGAGTGGGAATCCCCTTTCCAGGCTGTAAGCAAATCAAAAAGGCAAAAGAGAGGCCAGGGGTGTAAGGAGACCACAAGCCTGAATCTTTGCTTCAGGAGTCGTAGCCAGCAGGCAAACAGCTGGCCCAGCTCCGTTCCAGCTTTCGGCACGTTGCATCAAGCTGTTGGCTGTCACCAGAGCAGCAGCACTGGTGCCTTTGGGTGTTCATGCCCAGTAAGATCTTTTCCACCGTTCCGGAAACCGTCAGGAGCAGCCAGTGTAAAACTTGGTGTACCAAGCTGGCTCAGGGCACCGAGAAGCTGTCCTCTGACCTCAGGATCTTCTTTCCCAAAGGCTCCCCCTGAGACTGTCCCCAAGGAGAACGGCGAACTCGCTTGTGCTGCACCATTAGCCACAAGGCCAGCAGCCCCCCACGCCCCAAAGGCTGTCCTCTGGGACCAACCAGCAAAGCAGCAAGGCAGCCGGAGCAGCCTGCCGGCCTCCTTCTGGCTCGGCGGACACACCAAAGACGCCGCCTTGCTGCTGAGGCTCTCCACGTTAGCTGAGGAACTGCTGGCCCCCAAAGGCAAGCCGCTCCTGCACTGTGGTGCACTGCTTCCTTCAGCTGAAAAGCGGAGCCAGCTTAGGAGGAGGAAGCTGCTGGACATCTTTTCCTTTGCCAGCTTAAAGTTAGACTCTCATCAGTGGCCCAACAGCAGCAGTTGCTGCTTCAAGATGGTGGGCTCCCAGGCTCTGCCAGTGTATTCCATCGAATCGACAGTCCTGTGCTTCTTTGAGCTGAGGAGCAAAAGCCCCTGCGTGTGCAGCCCTCCAGCTTTCCCTGTGTCTTTCCACAATCAAATGGATGCTGGCCCAACCGGGAAGCTCCCCAAGACTGGGCCCCCGGGCCCCGCCTCCAGATTAGCTTTGGGAGGTccacagcctcagtggcccccaGGACACAGCCTCACTTGCCCTCTGCCTCAGAGCTGCCCGGGTTTCACGCCAATCCAGAAAGACGCCGAGCCAAGCTCCACGCCAGCCCCCCGGGGGGGAGGGGCAGCCACTCGGAGAACAGGCTCCCTCGCCCGTGGCCTCCCTACAGCCTTAGCCTTGTTTTCCCCCGGCTGCCATCGCGTTTGGACAAGGAAAAGGCGTCTCGGGAGTCGGATCCCGGCCATCCAGAGGCTGGCCCTGCTGCAGTTTGCCCAGGGCTTGAAGGGGCTCAGGCATTGCACTTCTGTGTCGACCGACCTCTTCTCTTCCTCGCCCTATTTGCTGGGCAGGGTTCTGTCCATATGGAGCCAGCACAGTCCTTCCACCCTCCTCTCCAAATTTACTCCTCTCCATTCCGGTCCCTGCAAGGGACAGCCAGACGGTCCTGCAACTGCAGGCCTGGGCCGCAGGAACAG CTTCAGCCTGCCGCCCCTGGTGCCCGGCCCACTGAGCGACACTTGCAGGGCTGGAAATAATGGCGTGAG GTTGGAACCATTCTTGTCTGTGCTGTTGCCAGCACCTTGCTCAGCTTCGGAACCAGCTCACTCTCCTCTGGGATTTCCAGCTCTTGGATCTGGAGATAAACGTGATGCTTGTGTCCCAGCGTTGCCTGAGGCTGGAACTCGGCTTGAAAAA GACAAGTCAGAGAACAGGCCAAAGAAAGTGTCTCAGATCCGGATTCGGAAGGCAGTTCCTAAGCCAGATCCCAACCTCACCCCCATGGGGCTTCCCAGGCCAAAGAG gtTAAAGAAAACTGAATTCAGCTTGGAGGAAATATATACCAATAAGAATTACAAATCTCCCCCTACAACCAG GTGTCTGGAAACCATTTTTGAAGAGCCAAAAGAGAAAAATGGGTCTTTAATCTCAATCAGCCAGCAGAAAAGGAAACGGATTTTGGAGTTCCAGGACTTCACCCTTCCCCGGAAGAGGAGGGCTCGCAGCAGAGGCAGAGCGGTGGGTGGCTACACTCGGGCCCAGAAGGCAGCCATAGAAGGAAGAGAACTTGACGTCCTCCTGATTCAGAAACTGACAGACCTTGAAACGTTCTTCGCCAAGGAGGAGAGGCAGGAGCCGGTGTCGGGCAGTTGA